In one window of Carassius auratus strain Wakin chromosome 28, ASM336829v1, whole genome shotgun sequence DNA:
- the LOC113046937 gene encoding dnaJ homolog subfamily C member 7-like isoform X1, with amino-acid sequence MATVDFDSSVDPEMDLTSDEELEREAEGFKEQGNSFYVKKDYAEAFNFYTKAIDLCPKNVSYYGNRAATLMMLSRYREALEDSQQAVRLDDTFMKGHMREGKCHLLLGNAMAASRCFQKVLELEPDNSQAQQELKNAESILEFERLAEISFEKRDFRMVVFCMDRALEPASACHRFKVLKAECLALLGRYPEAQSVASDILRMDSTNGDALYVRGLCLYYEDCIDKAVQFFVQALRMAPDHEKARLACRNAKALKAKKEDGNKAFKDGSFEEAYNLYSEALTIDPNNIKTNAKLYCNRATVGSKLNKLEQAIEDCTKAIKLDETYIKAYLRRAQCYMDTEQYEEAVRDYEKVYQTEKTKEHKNLLKNAQLELKKSKRKDYYKVLGVDKNATEDEIKKAYRKRALMHHPDRHSGASAEVQKEEEKKFKEVGEAFTVLSDPKKKSRYDSGHDLEDDDMNMDFDANNIFKAFFGGPAGFSFEGNSSSGPGNFFFQFG; translated from the exons GGAAGCAGAAGGCTTCAAAGAGCAGGGAAATTCATTCTATGTCAAGAAGGACTATGCCGAAGCTTTCAACTTTTATACCAAGGCCATCG ACCTGTGCCCGAAAAATGTCAGTTACTATGGCAACCGTGCAGCCACACTGATGATGCTGAGTCGCTACAGAGAGGCACTGGAGGACTCCCAGCAGGCCGTGCGGCTAGATGACACTTTCATGAAG GGTCACATGCGTGAGGGCAAGTGCCACCTGCTGCTCGGCAATGCTATGGCTGCCAGCCGCTGCTTCCAGAAGGTTCTAGAGCTGGAACCAGACAACAGTCAGGCACAGCAAGAG CTGAAGAACGCCGAGTCCATCCTGGAGTTTGAGCGCTTGGCTGAGATCAGCTTTGAGAAGCGAGACTTCAGGATG gtgGTGTTCTGTATGGATCGGGCATTAGAGCCCGCTTCTGCATGTCACCGGTTCAAGGTTTTGAAAGCAGAGTGTCTGGCTCTGCTGGGACGCTACCCAGAGGCCCAATCTGTTGCCAG TGACATATTGCGGATGGATTCCACCAATGGCGATGCCTTGTATGTGCGGGGATTATGTCTGTATTATGAAGACTGCATTGATAAGGCTGTGCAGTTTTTCGTTCAAGCACTGCGCATGGCACCAGACCATGAGAAGGCCCGTCTGGCCTGCAGA AATGCTAAAGCCCTAAAGGCAAAGAAAGAGGACGGGAACAAAGCCTTTAAAGACGGCAGCTTTGAGGAGGCATATAACCTCTACTCAGAGGCCCTGACCATCGACCCAAACAACATCAAAACTAACGCCAAGCTGTACTGTAACCGAGCCACCGTCGGATCCAAG TTAAACAAACTGGAGCAGGCCATTGAGGACTGCACAAAGGCTATTAAACTAGATGAGACCTATATTAAAGCTTATTTGAGAAGAGCCCAATG TTACATGGACACAGAGCAGTATGAAGAGGCTGTCAGAGACTACGAGAAGGTTTATCAAACAGAGAAGACTAAAG AACATAAGAACCTGTTGAAGAACGCTCAGTTAGAGCTGAAGAAAAGCAAGAGGAAAGATTATTACAAGGTCCTTGGGGTGGATAAAAATGCCACTGAAGATGAAATAAAAAAGGCCTATCGTAAACGAGCCCTGATGCACCACCCAG ACCGACACAGCGGAGCGAGTGCTGAAGTgcagaaagaggaagagaagaagTTTAAGGAGGTGGGCGAGGCCTTCACTGTGCTCTCTGACCCCAAGAAGAAGTCCCGCTATGACAGCGGCCACGACCTGGAGGACGACGACATGAACATGG ACTTTGATGCCAACAACATCTTCAAAGCTTTCTTCGGTGGCCCTGCTGGGTTTAGCTTTGAAGGTAATTCAT
- the LOC113046937 gene encoding dnaJ homolog subfamily C member 7-like isoform X2 encodes MATVDFDSSVDPEMDLTSDEELEREAEGFKEQGNSFYVKKDYAEAFNFYTKAIDLCPKNVSYYGNRAATLMMLSRYREALEDSQQAVRLDDTFMKGHMREGKCHLLLGNAMAASRCFQKVLELEPDNSQAQQELKNAESILEFERLAEISFEKRDFRMVVFCMDRALEPASACHRFKVLKAECLALLGRYPEAQSVASDILRMDSTNGDALYVRGLCLYYEDCIDKAVQFFVQALRMAPDHEKARLACRNAKALKAKKEDGNKAFKDGSFEEAYNLYSEALTIDPNNIKTNAKLYCNRATVGSKLNKLEQAIEDCTKAIKLDETYIKAYLRRAQCYMDTEQYEEAVRDYEKVYQTEKTKEHKNLLKNAQLELKKSKRKDYYKVLGVDKNATEDEIKKAYRKRALMHHPDRHSGASAEVQKEEEKKFKEVGEAFTVLSDPKKKSRYDSGHDLEDDDMNMDFDANNIFKAFFGGPAGFSFEASGPGNFFFQFG; translated from the exons GGAAGCAGAAGGCTTCAAAGAGCAGGGAAATTCATTCTATGTCAAGAAGGACTATGCCGAAGCTTTCAACTTTTATACCAAGGCCATCG ACCTGTGCCCGAAAAATGTCAGTTACTATGGCAACCGTGCAGCCACACTGATGATGCTGAGTCGCTACAGAGAGGCACTGGAGGACTCCCAGCAGGCCGTGCGGCTAGATGACACTTTCATGAAG GGTCACATGCGTGAGGGCAAGTGCCACCTGCTGCTCGGCAATGCTATGGCTGCCAGCCGCTGCTTCCAGAAGGTTCTAGAGCTGGAACCAGACAACAGTCAGGCACAGCAAGAG CTGAAGAACGCCGAGTCCATCCTGGAGTTTGAGCGCTTGGCTGAGATCAGCTTTGAGAAGCGAGACTTCAGGATG gtgGTGTTCTGTATGGATCGGGCATTAGAGCCCGCTTCTGCATGTCACCGGTTCAAGGTTTTGAAAGCAGAGTGTCTGGCTCTGCTGGGACGCTACCCAGAGGCCCAATCTGTTGCCAG TGACATATTGCGGATGGATTCCACCAATGGCGATGCCTTGTATGTGCGGGGATTATGTCTGTATTATGAAGACTGCATTGATAAGGCTGTGCAGTTTTTCGTTCAAGCACTGCGCATGGCACCAGACCATGAGAAGGCCCGTCTGGCCTGCAGA AATGCTAAAGCCCTAAAGGCAAAGAAAGAGGACGGGAACAAAGCCTTTAAAGACGGCAGCTTTGAGGAGGCATATAACCTCTACTCAGAGGCCCTGACCATCGACCCAAACAACATCAAAACTAACGCCAAGCTGTACTGTAACCGAGCCACCGTCGGATCCAAG TTAAACAAACTGGAGCAGGCCATTGAGGACTGCACAAAGGCTATTAAACTAGATGAGACCTATATTAAAGCTTATTTGAGAAGAGCCCAATG TTACATGGACACAGAGCAGTATGAAGAGGCTGTCAGAGACTACGAGAAGGTTTATCAAACAGAGAAGACTAAAG AACATAAGAACCTGTTGAAGAACGCTCAGTTAGAGCTGAAGAAAAGCAAGAGGAAAGATTATTACAAGGTCCTTGGGGTGGATAAAAATGCCACTGAAGATGAAATAAAAAAGGCCTATCGTAAACGAGCCCTGATGCACCACCCAG ACCGACACAGCGGAGCGAGTGCTGAAGTgcagaaagaggaagagaagaagTTTAAGGAGGTGGGCGAGGCCTTCACTGTGCTCTCTGACCCCAAGAAGAAGTCCCGCTATGACAGCGGCCACGACCTGGAGGACGACGACATGAACATGG ACTTTGATGCCAACAACATCTTCAAAGCTTTCTTCGGTGGCCCTGCTGGGTTTAGCTTTGAAG